The window CGAACGAGCAGATCAGTCTTTTTTCCTCTGAGGTCCAATTTTGTCACCCTTCCGGCGTCGCGCCTTTCGTTCTTGGTTCCAGATCTCGACCGCGCCCCGGTCGAAATACCGCGCGCCGTCCACTTTCACTGCTTCCGGCCCCTGAGCGGAGTCCAGAAGGCGGTAGAAGAGGGTGCGCGAAATGCCGCACAGACGGGCCGCGTTCTTGAGGTTAACCAGTTGATCTGTATTGTTCATTGCATTTATGTGTGTACAGCGTGTAAATATTGCTTGCGCGAGTCTTTTGCCAGGCGTATGGTGAACCGAATGGAACGCACTGTCAACAGCTTAATGAGGTTCGGTATGCGGCATGCCTTTATCTGCCTGGCCAAGTGGTATCTCTTTGCCATAGTTACTTTCCTCGGGATGGAAGAGTTTTTCCTGACCGCAATCCATCGGGGGTGGCTATGAGTACCTTCGACCGAATCCTCATGCATGGCTGGATGTCCTCTCTGTTCATGATGGCCTGATCGGGATGGCCGTCAGCGCGTTTCCTCCGACTGAATTCGGGCAACCGGTTCACCTCTACCGCTTAGTTCGGGGCATCCCGGCTGCGCGAACGGCAAGTGGAACTGCGTGAGCCGCGTTGACCAAGGCAAGCGGACTGTGTTCATGTCGCACGTCGAGGCTCGCCCGTGACCCGCACATTTCTGCTACCGCTCGCCCACGAAGCCCTGCTCGGAACCTATTGGCCCGTCGACGGGCTCGGGATGTTCCTATGCGTTCCGGGCGAACGGCGGCAGTTTCACGGAGTCGAGTGGCAATTCCCGCCGCGGTGGGAGTTGGAAGAAACCCATGAAACAGGGAGGTAAGTCATGCGACCAACTAACTGGGACCGAGCCAAGCTGGACCGGGCAATCGTGGTCCTTCTTCACCGCCTGGTGGGGATGGACGTTAGCAAGCGCTGCCGCATCTCTGCAGCGAATCGCCAACGCCTACGGGCCGATTCCGACGCCATCCAGCACTTGCTCGAATTCGCGGAATACGCAGTGCAACAATTCGACATTGGAGGAAGTGATGTTACCAATCAAGTTGTGGTGGAATTGCCGACCAAGCGACGGCCTCACCTGGATCACGCGGACTGGGTCGCCTTCGATTCCGTCCTGCGGAACCTGGCGACGTTGGGCACGTTGCCCACTTCGACGCTCACGGAAGGCCTGTATTTGTTCAGCGGGATGACCCAGGGCCCACTTACCGCCGAGCAGGTTCTTGATCAGATCGAAGTCTCTACCACGATCCTGCGAGTCAAGCTGAACAACGACCGGGCATCGAAAAGCGAGCTTTAGAAAGAGAGGTGTTATGCAACAAGGTGAGAACGATATCCGTGCGAAGATCCGACGTCTTCGTGAACTCCGGTACGCGGTTGAATCGGAAGATTTCGGCGACATGTCCGATGGGTTGACGGGCGCGGAGGATTTCCGGCCTCTGTGTCTCGAGCTCGCGGAGGAAGCGGTCGAACGGGAGATGCTGGCCGAGGCCATTGAGTCGCGGATCAAAGACCTTCAGGCGCGAAAGCAGCGCTTCCTCCACGGCGCCGAGATGCTGCGGACCCTCGTTTTACAGTGCATGGACACCCGTGGCGAGAAAGCGATTTCCTCCCCCGAACTGACGCTGGGCATTACGACCCGGTCGCCGGACGTGGTCGTCACCGACGAGGCCGCCGTGCCGTCCCGGTTCTTCACCCCCCAGCCTCCGAAGCTGGACAAGAAGGCCCTGAAGGACGCGGTCTTGACCGACGGGGAGGTGATCGACGGGGTCTCGCTCGGGAACGGGAAAATCAGCTTGACCATCCGGAGGAAATAATGACCGACATCGCCCACAGGAGTTACTCCGCGCCCCAGCTCTCGCTCATTCGCCGGACGGTCGCCAAGGACACTAACCAGGATGAATTCGACCTGTTCATCGAGATCTGCAAACAGCAGGGATTGGACCCGTTCAAAAAGCAGATCTTCGCCCAGGTCTACAACAAGGATAAGGCGGACAAGCGGCAGATCGTGATCGTGACCAGCATCGACGGCTACCGGGCGAAGGCCCAGCGGTGCGGGGATTACCGGCCGGCCGAGGAGGAAACCCGCTTCGAAGCCGATGCCGCGCTGAAAGATCCGCAGAGCAATCCGATGGGGTTGGTTCGTGCGGTCGTGCGGGTGTTTAAGTTCGGCCCGGACAAGGTGTGGTATCCCGTGGTCGGCGAGGCCCGGTGGGATGAGTTCGCCCCGCTGGATGATGCCGAATTCGACTGGGTGGACACGGGCGAGACGTGGCCGGATACCGGGAAGCCGAAGAAGAAGAAAGTGGCCAAGAGCGCGAAGAAAACGCTGAAAGAAGGCAACTGGAAGAACATGCCGCACGTCAT is drawn from Fimbriiglobus ruber and contains these coding sequences:
- a CDS encoding siphovirus Gp157 family protein, which translates into the protein MSDGLTGAEDFRPLCLELAEEAVEREMLAEAIESRIKDLQARKQRFLHGAEMLRTLVLQCMDTRGEKAISSPELTLGITTRSPDVVVTDEAAVPSRFFTPQPPKLDKKALKDAVLTDGEVIDGVSLGNGKISLTIRRK
- the bet gene encoding phage recombination protein Bet; protein product: MTDIAHRSYSAPQLSLIRRTVAKDTNQDEFDLFIEICKQQGLDPFKKQIFAQVYNKDKADKRQIVIVTSIDGYRAKAQRCGDYRPAEEETRFEADAALKDPQSNPMGLVRAVVRVFKFGPDKVWYPVVGEARWDEFAPLDDAEFDWVDTGETWPDTGKPKKKKVAKSAKKTLKEGNWKNMPHVMLGKCAEAQALRRGWPEALSGLYVQEEMDKVHLDMTATEAVEAYERDERLKRTATKETVPAIFEMAEGLQLVPLGRFADRVMEYVQSLDDVTSFDFWKGQNVRALQQYWAVASSDALQLKKDLEQHRAKLVESPLGSAA